The segment TCTTTCCAAAGTGTGGATATCCAACTGATGGTTATACCCGCAATGGTATACAAAAACCCTGTTATGGTTTTCCCTAAATATCTAGAACCTCTCTTATCTACATCATTGAAGCCTTCTAAGACTAGTTTCTTTCTTCTGAAAGGTAAGGTAACCACATAAGTGCTTTTCAAATAGCATAACGACCACTTCATCCCttcctaattttttttcttgtatttgacaAAAACCTGCTACTGCCTCCCACTACATTACAATTTAAGATCTAGTGCATAACGTATCATACATGAAGTTACAATTAACTAAGGCGTACGAGACTTTAGTCATTTCTTCCACATACAATGTTTCCTATCGAAAACAATGATAGACCACTAGGATCATTTTTTGTTGTTAATTCTGCACATAATGAAGTTTGTATGTAGTGTCGAAAAAAAAGGATTTTAGAAATTATAATGTTTTTACTAATAACTTTCGATTTTGACCAACTAAACTATATAATTAGATATGAAAGAAAAAGATATTTCAATTATTGTAGTGTGCTGTTAGACAATGCGTTTTTAAAGTGTACATGGAATCTTATACTTGTGTATTTATTTGTAATTTCAATTTGAATGTTTACAATGAATCAAAGAATAAATAATCATGAAGATCAGAAATCGatcaataaagaataaaaaatatgGATATCAAGTTAGTAAGCAGGCTTAAAGGAATCTAGAGGTCTTGCattccgctgaaataccattgggAAACCGTTTGTGGTCGTTGCAGTAGTTGTAGATCATGTGCTTGGTTTGCACCCATCGGATCCTATTTCGGCCAGCTGCATCAAGTCCTTGGGTACTCCATGACTGGTTATCATTTATTGAGCTTGTAGATACTGAATTGGGACCAACTTTTTTGGCATTGGCATTGAATTTCCTGTATAACGCGGTGAAAGGCGCATTAGTCCAGTCGGTCTTCACACGCCCACCTTGGGTTGCCCAGTCATCCGCGTTCCACAGGCTGGCATAAACCCTCATGGGTTGGCTCTTGGGAAATGGGACTCCAGCAGCATCATTGTTATTGAACACCCTTACTGGTATGTTATCTATTAAGAAACTGCAGAGACAAAGAGCTTTATATAGGAACAGCAGAAAAACATGAGAAAGGAAGAGAACCAATTAATGTTTATGTTGGATGCGTGACTTACATAATTCTTAGACTGTTCCATACGATGGTATAGGTGTGGAAGGCTGCGGTAGGGTCAAACCAAAGGTGGAACTGCTGTTCTTTGTTTCCTTTCCCTTGTGAATACACATTGGTGTGAATTGTGTAAGGGTTTCCCGTGGAGTTGCCCAAGAACTCGAAGTCGATCTCATCGTGACCCGCACCTTGTGATGACAACTAATGTGATTTAATACAAAGACATGGTTATTATCAGCCTTTAAAAGATTAATACAAATGAGtgatcacaatatatatataattcagatATGAAATTCAAGATTGGAACCGATCGATGGTACTCACGTAGAATGTGGTGACGGTGCCAGCAGAATTGCCTGGTACTAGTTTGAGTTGCATGTCGAACCTTCCAAACAGGTACTCGTGCTTCGACTGGAAACCCGATCCAGAGTATTGGTCGAGTGAAAGTGAAAGATCCTGACCTCCATTCAGAATTTTAGCACGTTCACCCCCAAAACTGATGTCCATGTCATCGTAAAAACTCCCTGCTGATGCTGCTACTATTAGAATTGATATTAAAAGAACAACTGCACAAAGATTAGAGTTCGACTTTGCCATTATTGTttgtatggagagagagagagagagagagagagagagagagagagagagagagatgttatgTTTGTGGGAAGTAGTACTGATATCGTTTATATATGTAGGTGTGGCTACGTTGACAATTTTCAACAGGAACCATCCTTCTTACTGAAGGATGTCATGGTGGCTAATGGATGCATCAACATCTATTAACTTGTGCCAACTCACATTATTCTTCTGGACATGGGCAGGAGCGGTGGGTTTTTTTTTCTATACGCCTGGCAACTCAAAATTTGCAAATTTGTCATATTTGGACCGGTGGTTGACATCATACGTAAAATAAAATTGTTTCTATTGTTAATAAGTTGGGAAAATCAAATCTTTAAAAacgcatttaaaacatttatcaaTCGCGTTTAACACTATTAAAAgtaatcctccttaataaataaaggttatttttttgtcacatgtcaatctctcataagttttggcacttgtcattttgtggtatttttgaaataaatattattcaatagtcaatttttggtttgttttattttttaaaattaaagtaatatacttatatatgtaaagtattaaatatcatatatatatatatatatatatatatatatatatatatatatatgatattaaattgcaataaatatgtttATTCATTTCTTagtttaaagttgtacattaaaaaatattttctattcacattttaatataatgtttatgttttttttaaatcaacccgtgtactacacgggtctcacacctagttatatatatgttggtaaaGGGAACCATCAGCACCTACGGATTACCAACTAATTAACGatttaatacatatacatatcgtCGATAAACATATGAAATCTCGCTAAATTATCAACGTTTTGCTCATTTCGGTGTTAACACTTATTGATGATACAATTGTACGCAAATTCCCCTAACATCTTCCTTTTCATTTAGTTTTATTACCAAATTCGTCCAATTTATCCAAAATATTTGTTTCCCTCTTCCTGTTCAGCTTCCCCTTTAAATGAAAGCATCACTTGTACGGAATGAGAGATTTATATGAAATGGATCATACTCAACTCTATGTACATTGAATAGAGAAATATGGGAAGGATAGCTACAATATGTtctttgagattatttattcttggTTCATTCAGAACTCTATTATTATATTGTGTACAATTATATTTCTTAACTATCACATTGTTAAAGTTGATTACATAAGTTTGAAAACAACATGATTTTTAGTGTCAAACCGACATCTAGtagttacatatatatatgtCTCAAATCTATAAATATATACCTATATATCCATTGGTGAAGGGAACCAATAATGATAGACTTTTAACTGATCAACGATTTAGTAAAGATCATAAACAAAGATATATAAAATCTTGCTAACATAGCAAATTTGTACCTGTTTAGGTGTTAGCACTTATAAGTTTAGGTGTTAACACTTATATGTTGATGTCTATTTGAGCCTAATATGCATTTATTGTATTTTGTTTTAGTTTTCAGATTTGCTCGCATCTTCTATAACAAAGTTAAAGTTCTAGACTATAGTTTTAACACAAATAGTACTTGTTTATCTTTTTAGTACAAGTTACACCTAAAGTTAATGTGAATTCTTTCCTTGTAGACACTCTGCAACATGAGCCCACGCTTTGTCTCTATAGCGATCAGCCATGAGGTCAAAACGAAGACCAGACTCCTCAACTAACAATCTCATCGACAAACACATATGAAATCTCACTAAATTTGCAACTTTTTTTACTATTTCGGTGTTAACACTTAATGATGATAAAACCGGATGCAAATTCCCCAAACATCTTCCTTTTCTTTCAGTTTCATTACCAAATTCGACCAATTAATCTAAAATTGTGATTTCCCTCTCCTTCCTCAGTTTTCCCTTTAAATGAAAGCATCACTTGTATAAATAAGAGATTTACAAGAAATGGTCAAATACGTGCATTGAAGAAAGAAATATAGGAAGGAAACGTACAATCTGTTTTTtcgagattatttattcttaattcattatacTCTATTCattattatattatttaaaattatatttttaacaatcaCATTCTTAATGTTAATTAAAAGTTGTCATAAAAAGAAAAGGTTGGGATCTTGATTGAGTTTTTGAATTTGGCAAGGGTTCTTAATGTTAATTAATGTTAATTAAAAGgcggcggggtttttaatttttggggatttcatccccccccccccccccgtgctAGTTATTAAAGGATGGAAAACGCACTTCTTTCTTTCGTGAAAAATTATAAAATGACAGGCTTGTACGACATGCTTTTTTGATTacgtgccctccgtgtttttctttttgtgacactaattttagggcatgcaaaaatgtgtgtcctAAATCCTTCATATTTTGGGAGagttgacattatttttaggggaAACACTTTTATGTATCACAATACAAGAAAAACACATTTTTGCTACGGAAGGAATCCGTCGTGAAAAGTTGCAATTCCGTTGCAAAAGACGAATAGCGACGGAATTTGCAATGACCTATTTTCGTCCCTAAAAACGTCGTAGTGAGGGTTTGCAACAGAAAAGATAATTCCGTCACAAATGTGACAACATAATGAAATTCGTGGTAGGTGGTATTCCGTCGTTTATTCCGTAGTAGGATTCCATCGCACAATCCGTGGTAGTTATTCCATCACAAATTCTGTGGTGGCGATTCCCTAGCAAATTCCGTGGTGGTGACTCCCTAGCAAATTCCGTGGTGGTGATTCCCTAGCAAATTAtgtggtgatgaatccctagcaaattcGGTGGTGGTGATTCCCTAGTAATTTCGTGGTGGTCATTCCCTAGAAAAATCCATGGTGGCCATTCCCTAGTAAATTCTATGGTGGTGATTCCGTAGCAAATTTTGTCGTGCTGAATCCCTAGCAAATTTCGTGGTCATGAATCCCTAGTAAATTCCGTTTGATGACTTCCTAGCAAATTTTGTGGTCATGAATCCCTAGCAATTTTTGTGGTGTATATTATATACCATATTCCATATGGACCGATAGATAACTGATTTATAAATTATATCCAAATTATTTTGTAgtaatatatgaaaaacaaaaaaatcaaaaccattatgtcataaaataatacaataattatttattacatgGAAAAAATTAAGAAAGTTGTTACTCTAAAATACATAATCTGCAAATAAACATATATCAACCTACTATTGTTGTTTGTGTGTAAAGACATTAATAAGATCCAATGTCGTTTGAAGTTGTTTTTCAAGATGCCCGACCCTTGCTTTGCTTTCCTCTTGTTGGGCGTTCATCATTTCTTTTAGCTCTTCATTTTCCTGTTTTTGTTTAGCAACAAGCTCCCTCGTTTCTTCTATTTTATCATTTTTTCCGGAATGTAACATACATCTGTTTTACCGTTCCTATTGGGAACCGCCTTTGCAAAAgagcctaatccataaagtctttcTTTTTTTATCATGACCACCAACAACAGCATAAAATAGCTTTCCTCAAATTCAACACCTTCAGCTTCCAACTCTTCCCGTTTTTTCTGTATAGGCCatctacaaaataaaaatattataagttaaaaGATATCAAATTTATGAATGATATGGAGTAGctacaatataaaagtttaacactgaaatgaatattacatgaatttgtctatctttttcatttgtgAAAGTGACTCCATCGTGATTCTTCGTGTGTGTATACAGGAACAATTCACTATGGGGTGGATTATGTACTAATTTCCTCTTCTGCATAAATACCATATAAAATATCAAATAtacaaataaacatatataaacattgaTACGATGtaccattaaaaaaaattaccaaaatcaGAAGCTATCTTTAAATGACTTGCGGATCCAACGTTATGTGCTGGTTTTGCTACTCCATCAGCCACACCTTTACGCCTATTCTTCTTGTTCTGCTCATATTTTAGCTTATATTCTTTTGTATTCCATTTTAATTGCCAGGAGTTCCATAATTCCTATGGAATATGAGTAGGTTTAaatacatgtttgtttctttttggGCTCCGCATGCTGAAGAGATATTGGCCATAACTTTGTGCCTCTTTCCTTGCCCAAGCATGCGTCACTAGcgagtctattgtttcatcccAACAACATTTTTTCTACACATTAACAATACAAACATAACTTAAGTGTAAATGTTTACCAAACAAAATTTTATCACATATAGCTAATTACATGAAACTCCTCCCAATATAATTTGCGCATTTCTTTGCTTACTTGTCCCCAAACGTACCCTTTTGGATTTACCCTTTGTTTAAATGACTGACTAATAAAGTGTGCACAAGCACCCGGTGGCATTAGCCTGCAAGTAATCATGTGATGTGTTTAGTTATGAATTGATATGTCCGTGTAAACCAAAAGGTTATACATAGAAaaaattgtaattaatatttgATTGGTAACTCACATTTTTTTCCAAACATGAACTGTTAAACATCTATCTGGTCCACAATCTTCAGAAGAATTGTTTCACCTTCTACACTTTCCACTACATATTCATTCATGGTTGGTTGTGTTGGTGATGGGGTAGATTATGGGATAGGTGTTGTTGATGGGGTATATTTTCGGGTAGGTGTTGGGATAGATGTATATGTTGAGGCTGTGGTAGTTCCTTTACTTAAGTAGGGTGTGGTAGTTACTGTAGTTGTAGAGAGGATGGTAGTGTAGATGCAGGTTTTGAGGTTGTGGTAGTAGATATAGGTGTTGATGATGTGGTAGGGGGTGTTGGTGTTGATGACGGCTTAGATGATATAGGTGTTGAAGTTTTGGTTATTGATGTAAGTATTAAGGATTGTATTGTTCCAGTTACTAATGTTTTAGATGTATTTTCTAAGGGCGAAGTGGAAGTTGTAAGTGATGTCGAGTAAGTGGTAGTCATTGTTTATGTTAATGATATAGGTTTAGGGCTTTTGATGGTAGATGTTATAGGTGCTttggatgtggttgttggtattgggaagtcgatttcttcatcttgtaattGTCTGTTTACAGATTTTGCAGCTGATATCCTGTTGTGTTTCATAACCTGTGGTGCAATGAATTTAGTTGGCTTCACACCGGATGCTCCTTTTACTTTCGAGTTCAACATCTTTCTTgcttaaaaattaacaaaaaactgTAGTCAACGTAgaagtggcttatggtgtccatggatgacatatgggccattggtcaaccgGTAAACATGgaagtggcttatggtgtccatggatcacatatgggtcattagtcaacatggtagtgTCTTATGGTGTCTATGgctgacatatggatgacatatgggtcattggtcaacatggtagtggcttatggtgtatatggatgacatatgggacaTTAGTCAACATGGTAGAGGCTTAtcgtgtatatggatgacatatgggccattggtcaacatggtagtggctttatggtgtccatggatgacatatgggatattggtcaacatggtagtggcttatggtgtatatggatgacatatgggtcgttggtcaacatggtagtggcttatggtgtatatggatgacatattggTCATTGGTCATTGGTCATCATAGTAGTAGCttgtggtgtatatggatgacatatgggccattggtcaacatggtagtggcttatggtgtccatggatgacatatggatgacatatgagccattggtcaacatggtagtgccTTATGGTGTATATGAATGACATATAGATCATTGGTCAACATAGTAGTGGCttgtggtgtatatggatgatatatgggtcattggtcaacatggtagtggcttatggtgtccatggatgatagATGGGCCATTGGTGAACATGGTAGTGTCTTATGGTGTTCATGGATGACActtgggtcattggtcaacatagtagtggcttatggtgtatatggatgacatatgggtcattggtcaccgtggtagtggcttatggtgtatatgtatgacatatgggccattggtcaacatggtagtggcttatggtgtccatcgATGACATATGGGACATTGGTCAACATTGTAGTGGCTAatggtgtatatggatgacatatgggtcattggtcaacatggtagtggcttatggtgtatatggatgacatatgggtcattggtgaaCATGGTATTGGCTTATGatatatatggatgacatatgggccattagtcaacatggtagtggcttatggtgtccatggatgacatttaGGTTATTGGTCAACATGTTAGTGCcttatggtgtatatggatgacatatgggccattggtcaacatggtagtggcttatggtgtccatggatgacatttgggtcattggtcaacatggtagtggcttatggtgtatatggatgacatatcggtcattggtcaacatggtagcggcttatggtgtatatggatgacatatggtccATTGATCAACATGgcagtggcttatggtgtccatggatgacatatggatgacatttgggacattggtcaacatggtagtggcttatggtgtatatggatgacatatgggtcattagtcACCATGGTAGTAgcttatggtgtatatggatgacagatgggccattggtcaacatggtagtggcgtatggtgtccatgtatgacatatgggccattggtcaacatggtagtggcttatggtgtccatggatgacgtaTGGATGACATTTGGTTCATTGGTCAACatagtagtggcttatggtgtccatggatgacatatgggtcattggtcaacatagtagtggcttatggtgtccatggataacATATGGGTTGCAATATTAATGAGCATAATATTATGGTTTTTTAATTAGAAGAAACAGAAGTTAATTTAGTTTAGCTCGCACACACGTCTTACTTCCTACCTGAAGTAGCAGGTTCAAATCCTACTTATGTCAGTAATTTTATTTAAATTCGTCCCTCTAAATTTAATCAATAATTTTATTTAGCTTcatctttttaaatttaaaatgtcaatttatttacaaaaatgccagTAGGTATTGACAAAAATACCCTAACCATTTACGTAGTAACCTTTGTATGTTAAAGGGCAATTATGTCAATTCATAGTCTAAACACTTAGGCGCCATAATTTGTAGTCAGACTTATCCCGTCATTTAAGTTTATCGGCAATTGATCATCTACATTCCATTCCCAACAATCAAAATTCTGGCACGTTGatcaataaaccctaaaatcgttgTTGTTAT is part of the Lactuca sativa cultivar Salinas chromosome 7, Lsat_Salinas_v11, whole genome shotgun sequence genome and harbors:
- the LOC128127448 gene encoding xyloglucan endotransglucosylase protein 1-like — its product is MAKSNSNLCAVVLLISILIVAASAGSFYDDMDISFGGERAKILNGGQDLSLSLDQYSGSGFQSKHEYLFGRFDMQLKLVPGNSAGTVTTFYLSSQGAGHDEIDFEFLGNSTGNPYTIHTNVYSQGKGNKEQQFHLWFDPTAAFHTYTIVWNSLRIIFLIDNIPVRVFNNNDAAGVPFPKSQPMRVYASLWNADDWATQGGRVKTDWTNAPFTALYRKFNANAKKVGPNSVSTSSINDNQSWSTQGLDAAGRNRIRWVQTKHMIYNYCNDHKRFPNGISAECKTSRFL